GATGCTCCGGGTCGGGGTGCAGGACAAAAACATTCAGTCCGGCTCCAACAGCGCCCTGCTGGACAAATACGAGCTGTCCGCGGCGCATGTGGCGGACCGCGTCAAACAATGCCTGCTCAAAAAGCGGATCGGAGGCTGAAGCGACAGTGACTATTCCCGTTTTTGGAAGCATTATCGGAGGCGAAACGGATTTTACCGGCGATACGATTCCCGTTTACAACAAATTTTCCGGCGAACGGATAGCGGAAATTCATAAAGCAAGCCGCGAAGTCGTCGGCCGTGCGGTCGCAAACGCCCTGCATACGTTCAGGACCGTCAAGCTGTCGCCGGTCGAGCGCAGCGGCATTTTGCTGAAGGCGGCGCAGCTGCTGAAGGAGCGCAAGGAGCAGCTCGCCATGTCGCTCGTGCGGGAAGTCGGCCGGACGATCAAGGATTGCCGGGTCGAAATCGACCGCGCGGTAGCGACCTTCACGATCAGCGCCGAAGAAGCGAAGCGGATCGCCGGCCACTGCGTGCCGATCGCCGCACAGCAGGGCAATGAAAACAAGCTGGCTTTTACGGTGCGCGTGCCGGTCGGCGTCGTTTGTGCGATCACGCCATTCAACAACCCGATCAATCTGACCGCGCACAAGATCGCCCCGGCGATTGCGGCGGGCAACGCGGTCGTGCTGAAGCCGGCCGAGGTCACTCCCGTCACGGTCATGGCGATGGTAAGCATTTTGCAGGAGGCGGGACTTCCTCCCGGATTTCTGAACGTCGTACACGGGCTCGGGCAGGAGACAGGACAGTATTTGCTCGAGGACGAACGCATCGCCATGTTTACGTTCACCGGCAGCGTCGGCGTAGGGCGGCACATCAAAAGCACGACGGGCATCCGCAAGGTGACCTTGGAGCTCGGCAGCAACTCGCCGACGATCGTGCACCGCGACGCTTTGAACATCGGCGAAATCGCCGAGCTGTGCGCGCTCCGCGGGCTTTCCGCCACCAACGGCCAGGCGTGCATTTCGGTGCAGCGGCTGTACGTGCATAAGGACATCCACGACGAGTTCGTCGCTATGCTGGTGCGGACCGCCGAGCGGATGAAGGTCGGCAATCCGGAGGAAGAGGACACCGACATCGGACCGCTCATCTCCGAGAAGGAAGCTATGCGGGTCGAAGCGTGGGTGAACGAGGCAGTGGCGGCCGGGGCCAAAGTGCTGTGCGGAGGAAAGCGGGACGGCACCTTCTATCAGCCCACGATCATCACGGATGTAAAGCCGGACATGAAGGTGATGTGCCAGGAGCTGTTCGGGCCGGTCGTGAATGTCATCCCTTACGACGACATCGATTGGGTGTTTGCCCAGGCGAACGATTCGAAATTCGGCCTGCAGGCCGGCTTGTTCACCTCGAACCTGCAGCTCGCCATGAGAGCCGTATACGAGCTGGAGTTCGGCGGCGTGCTCATCAACGACGTT
The window above is part of the Paenibacillus hamazuiensis genome. Proteins encoded here:
- a CDS encoding aldehyde dehydrogenase family protein, whose product is MTIPVFGSIIGGETDFTGDTIPVYNKFSGERIAEIHKASREVVGRAVANALHTFRTVKLSPVERSGILLKAAQLLKERKEQLAMSLVREVGRTIKDCRVEIDRAVATFTISAEEAKRIAGHCVPIAAQQGNENKLAFTVRVPVGVVCAITPFNNPINLTAHKIAPAIAAGNAVVLKPAEVTPVTVMAMVSILQEAGLPPGFLNVVHGLGQETGQYLLEDERIAMFTFTGSVGVGRHIKSTTGIRKVTLELGSNSPTIVHRDALNIGEIAELCALRGLSATNGQACISVQRLYVHKDIHDEFVAMLVRTAERMKVGNPEEEDTDIGPLISEKEAMRVEAWVNEAVAAGAKVLCGGKRDGTFYQPTIITDVKPDMKVMCQELFGPVVNVIPYDDIDWVFAQANDSKFGLQAGLFTSNLQLAMRAVYELEFGGVLINDVSTFRSDVMPYGGIKNSGIGKEGPRYTIEEMTDERIVVIKM